One genomic region from bacterium encodes:
- the ltaE gene encoding low-specificity L-threonine aldolase, protein MKSIDLRSDTVTKPTPEMRAAIAAAEVGDDVFGEDPTVNRLQARVAALFGKEAALYVSSGTQSNQLAIKSHTAPGDEIYCEENAHIFNYEAGAPAALSGVQVRPLPGVRGVITAEQIAAALRPPDHHNPQSRLVMLENTHNRAGGAIFPFAEMEKISALTRKKGLALHLDGARIWNAHTATGIPLLEYGRLFDSISVCLSKGLGAPVGSVLTGTADFIDRAHRFRKMWGGGMRQAGLLAAAGLYALDHHIDRLAIDHRHARQIAETFVKFPPIEVDFEATQTNIVIVELRKTGLNAPDLVVKLKDKGVLCLATAPTRIRLVTHLDVDDAAIAEACEQIENVLRQAL, encoded by the coding sequence ATGAAAAGCATCGATTTGCGCAGTGACACCGTCACCAAACCAACCCCGGAAATGCGCGCGGCCATCGCCGCAGCCGAAGTCGGCGATGACGTTTTTGGCGAAGATCCGACCGTCAACCGGCTGCAAGCTCGGGTCGCCGCCCTCTTCGGCAAGGAGGCGGCCCTTTACGTGAGCAGCGGCACCCAGAGCAACCAGCTGGCGATCAAGAGCCATACCGCGCCCGGCGACGAGATCTATTGCGAGGAGAACGCCCACATCTTCAATTATGAAGCCGGCGCCCCGGCCGCCCTGTCGGGTGTTCAGGTTCGGCCCCTTCCGGGTGTGCGCGGGGTGATCACCGCGGAACAGATCGCCGCCGCGTTGCGTCCTCCGGACCACCACAATCCGCAGTCCCGCCTGGTGATGCTCGAGAACACCCACAACCGCGCCGGCGGGGCGATCTTTCCCTTCGCGGAGATGGAAAAAATTTCCGCCCTGACACGCAAGAAGGGTCTGGCCCTCCATCTGGATGGCGCGCGCATCTGGAATGCCCATACAGCCACTGGCATCCCCTTGCTGGAGTACGGCCGCCTCTTCGATTCGATCTCGGTCTGTCTCTCCAAGGGACTTGGCGCGCCGGTCGGTTCGGTGCTGACCGGTACGGCCGATTTCATCGACCGTGCCCACCGCTTCCGTAAAATGTGGGGCGGCGGCATGCGCCAGGCCGGCCTGCTCGCCGCAGCCGGCCTCTACGCCCTCGACCACCATATCGACCGGCTGGCCATCGATCACCGCCATGCCCGTCAAATTGCTGAAACTTTCGTCAAATTTCCTCCCATCGAAGTGGATTTTGAAGCGACACAAACCAATATAGTCATCGTCGAGCTGAGAAAAACAGGATTAAATGCGCCTGATTTGGTTGTTAAACTGAAAGACAAGGGTGTTCTCTGCTTGGCCACCGCCCCCACTCGCATCCGGCTGGTCACGCACCTCGACGTCGATGACGCCGCGATCGCGGAGGCCTGCGAGCAAATAGAAAACGTCCTGCGCCAGGCATTGTAA
- a CDS encoding glycine--tRNA ligase: MANPIPNTLDKIISLCRRRGFIFQSSEIYGGLNACYDYGPLGVELKRNIKDFWWNWMVRRRRDVVGLDAAILMAPRVWEASGHVAGFTDPMVDCKVCKRRFRADLVPEPGKCPECGGQLTDIRQFNLMFKTFMGPVEESASVVYLRPETAQGIYVNYQNVLDSSRLKVPFGIGQIGKAFRNEITTENFIFRTREFEQMEMQYFVKPGTDMEWFETWKQDRKDYYAAMGIRTDKIRFHQHGPDELAHYAAAAFDIQYEFPFGWKELEGIHNRTDFDLKRHQEYSGVDLSYFDEVTRERYIPYIIETSAGVDRTMLCILSDAFEEQELEKDTRTVLHFHPAIAPVKAGIFPLVKKDGMPEMAHEIEALLQPYFAVFYDESGAVGRRYRRQDEIGTPFCLTVDTESLQNETVTVRDRDTMQQERLKIADLAAFLHKKIHG; this comes from the coding sequence ATGGCCAACCCGATCCCCAATACCCTGGATAAAATCATCTCCCTGTGCCGCCGTCGCGGTTTCATCTTTCAGTCGAGCGAGATCTATGGCGGCCTGAATGCCTGCTATGATTACGGCCCTCTCGGGGTCGAGTTGAAACGGAATATCAAGGATTTCTGGTGGAACTGGATGGTGCGCCGCCGCCGCGATGTGGTCGGCTTGGATGCCGCCATCCTTATGGCCCCCAGGGTATGGGAGGCCTCCGGCCATGTGGCCGGTTTCACCGACCCCATGGTCGATTGCAAGGTCTGCAAGCGCCGCTTCCGCGCCGACCTGGTCCCGGAACCGGGGAAATGCCCGGAATGCGGCGGCCAGCTGACCGACATCCGTCAGTTCAATCTGATGTTCAAAACCTTCATGGGACCGGTCGAGGAGAGCGCCAGTGTGGTCTATCTGCGCCCGGAGACCGCCCAGGGCATCTATGTCAACTATCAGAATGTCCTCGACTCCAGCCGCCTCAAGGTGCCCTTCGGCATTGGTCAGATCGGCAAGGCCTTCCGCAACGAAATCACCACGGAAAATTTCATCTTCCGCACCCGTGAGTTTGAACAGATGGAGATGCAATATTTTGTCAAGCCCGGGACGGACATGGAGTGGTTCGAGACCTGGAAACAGGACCGCAAGGACTATTACGCCGCCATGGGCATCCGAACCGACAAGATCCGTTTCCATCAGCACGGTCCGGATGAGCTGGCCCATTATGCCGCTGCTGCTTTCGACATCCAGTACGAGTTTCCCTTTGGCTGGAAGGAGCTTGAGGGCATCCATAACCGCACCGACTTTGATCTCAAGCGCCACCAGGAGTACTCCGGCGTCGATCTGAGCTATTTTGACGAAGTGACCCGCGAGCGCTATATCCCCTACATTATCGAAACCTCGGCCGGCGTCGACCGCACCATGCTGTGCATTCTGAGTGACGCCTTCGAGGAGCAGGAACTCGAGAAGGATACCCGCACGGTTCTCCATTTCCACCCGGCCATCGCTCCGGTCAAGGCCGGCATCTTTCCGCTGGTCAAGAAAGACGGTATGCCCGAAATGGCTCATGAGATCGAAGCGTTGCTGCAGCCCTACTTTGCGGTTTTTTACGACGAAAGCGGTGCCGTCGGACGCCGGTACCGCCGCCAGGACGAGATCGGCACCCCCTTCTGCCTGACAGTCGATACGGAGAGCCTGCAGAATGAGACGGTCACGGTTCGCGACCGCGACACCATGCAGCAGGAACGCCTCAAGATCGCCGATCTGGCGGCCTTCTTGCATAAAAAGATCCACGGATAG
- the pyrF gene encoding orotidine-5'-phosphate decarboxylase has product MQFAERIDQVIRSRESLLCVGLDSVLEKLPESLRHEPDPLFAFNKAIIDATAPYAAAYKVNTAFYEAHGLEGWRALAATFRYLPAEVIRIADAKRGDIGNTSRMYARAVFEQLGADAVTVHPLMGGDSVAPFLEEESRGVFFLCLTSNPGSRDFQYLDCGGRPLYETIALKVQQWNTLGNCGLVVGATQPEQLGSIRRLVPDLPFLVPGIGAQGGDLEASVHLGTDRAGRGALYNSSRAILYASTGEDFREAAARVARETRDDLKRAGERL; this is encoded by the coding sequence ATGCAGTTCGCCGAACGTATCGACCAGGTCATCCGGTCCAGGGAGAGCCTGCTTTGCGTCGGTCTGGATAGCGTGCTGGAAAAGCTCCCGGAATCCTTGCGGCATGAGCCCGATCCGCTCTTTGCTTTCAACAAGGCGATCATCGACGCCACAGCGCCCTACGCAGCGGCCTACAAGGTCAATACCGCCTTTTATGAAGCCCATGGACTGGAGGGCTGGCGGGCGCTTGCAGCGACCTTCCGCTATCTGCCGGCGGAGGTCATCCGCATCGCGGATGCCAAACGCGGCGATATCGGTAACACCTCGAGAATGTACGCCCGCGCGGTTTTCGAGCAGCTGGGGGCGGACGCGGTGACGGTCCATCCCCTGATGGGCGGCGATTCGGTGGCGCCTTTTCTCGAGGAGGAATCGCGCGGCGTCTTCTTTCTTTGCCTCACCTCCAATCCCGGCTCGCGGGATTTCCAATACCTCGACTGCGGCGGCCGCCCGCTGTATGAAACCATCGCCCTGAAGGTGCAGCAGTGGAATACCTTGGGCAACTGCGGGCTGGTGGTCGGTGCGACCCAGCCGGAACAGCTGGGATCGATCCGCCGCCTGGTGCCCGACCTGCCCTTTCTCGTCCCGGGCATCGGCGCCCAGGGCGGTGATCTTGAGGCCTCTGTGCACCTGGGCACGGACCGCGCGGGCCGGGGCGCCCTATACAACTCGAGCCGGGCGATCCTCTATGCCTCGACTGGAGAGGATTTCCGGGAGGCTGCCGCCAGGGTCGCCCGCGAGACCCGGGATGACCTCAAGCGGGCGGGAGAGCGGCTGTGA
- a CDS encoding RNA polymerase sigma factor RpoD/SigA gives MTKKKKKKPAETRTKESIEKYLEEIGGFSPLPPEEEIALARRIRKGDEEALDKLVKANLRFVISVAKEYQGQGLPLQDLISEGNLGLIKAAQRFDETRGFKFISYAVWWIRQSILQALAEQSRVVRLPLNRVGAINKVGRALEALEKEYGREPSMDEIATRMDMSSFEVADVLKTSARHLSLDEPFKEDEGNSLLDVLESDRYEPPDGTLMRSSLREEIEKVLSTLKPREAEIVKLYFGLDGDRPLTLEEIGEYFTLTRERVRQIKEKALRRLRHRSRLEPLRKYLG, from the coding sequence ATGACCAAGAAGAAAAAGAAAAAACCTGCCGAGACCAGGACCAAGGAGTCGATTGAAAAGTATCTCGAGGAGATCGGCGGATTCTCACCGTTACCTCCAGAAGAAGAAATCGCTCTGGCCCGGCGTATTCGCAAAGGCGATGAAGAGGCTCTGGACAAGCTCGTCAAAGCCAATCTGCGCTTTGTCATCAGCGTCGCCAAGGAATACCAGGGTCAGGGATTGCCCCTTCAGGATCTGATCAGCGAGGGTAATCTCGGCCTCATCAAGGCTGCCCAGCGATTCGATGAAACCAGGGGCTTCAAGTTCATCTCCTACGCCGTCTGGTGGATTCGTCAATCCATCCTGCAGGCGCTGGCGGAACAATCCCGTGTGGTGCGCCTCCCCCTCAACCGTGTCGGGGCTATAAACAAGGTCGGCCGGGCGCTCGAAGCCCTAGAAAAAGAGTACGGCCGCGAACCCAGCATGGATGAAATCGCCACCCGCATGGACATGAGCTCCTTTGAAGTAGCGGATGTCCTTAAAACCTCCGCACGTCATCTCTCCCTCGACGAACCATTCAAGGAGGATGAAGGCAACAGTCTCCTCGATGTGCTCGAAAGCGATCGCTACGAGCCCCCCGACGGCACCCTGATGCGTTCCTCCCTGCGTGAAGAGATCGAGAAGGTCCTCTCCACCCTCAAACCGCGCGAAGCGGAAATAGTCAAACTCTATTTCGGGCTGGATGGCGACCGTCCTCTGACTCTCGAGGAGATCGGCGAATACTTCACCCTGACGCGCGAGCGCGTCCGGCAGATCAAGGAGAAAGCCCTGCGCCGTTTGCGCCACCGCTCCCGACTGGAGCCCCTGCGGAAATACCTCGGCTAA
- the pyrE gene encoding orotate phosphoribosyltransferase, which yields MTNDEALAIFKESGALLEGHFRLTSGLHSPHYFQCAKVLQYPQHAETFCRLIAERFRTDGITVVISPAIGGIVVGQEVARLLGCRAIFAEREEGMMTLRRGFEIKAGERCLAVEDVVTTGGSVKEVIALALSAGAQVIGAAFIVDRSAGRVQFDVPFFAALKMEVVTHQPETCPLCAQGIPVVKPGSRKI from the coding sequence ATGACCAACGACGAGGCATTGGCAATTTTTAAGGAGAGCGGCGCGCTGCTGGAAGGGCACTTCCGCCTCACCTCGGGTTTGCATAGCCCCCACTATTTCCAGTGCGCCAAGGTACTGCAGTACCCGCAACATGCCGAGACCTTTTGCCGTTTGATAGCAGAGCGGTTCCGGACGGATGGCATCACGGTTGTGATCTCTCCGGCTATCGGCGGCATCGTCGTCGGCCAGGAGGTGGCGCGTCTGCTTGGGTGCCGGGCGATCTTTGCCGAGCGCGAGGAGGGGATGATGACCCTGCGCCGGGGGTTTGAGATCAAGGCGGGGGAGCGATGTCTGGCGGTGGAGGATGTGGTGACCACCGGCGGATCGGTCAAGGAGGTGATCGCTTTGGCCCTGTCAGCCGGCGCCCAGGTGATTGGGGCGGCCTTTATCGTCGACCGCAGCGCCGGTCGGGTGCAGTTCGATGTGCCCTTTTTCGCAGCCCTCAAAATGGAGGTGGTCACCCATCAGCCCGAGACCTGCCCCCTATGCGCCCAGGGGATTCCCGTTGTCAAGCCGGGCAGCCGCAAGATTTGA